A region from the Sebastes umbrosus isolate fSebUmb1 chromosome 18, fSebUmb1.pri, whole genome shotgun sequence genome encodes:
- the reps1 gene encoding ralBP1-associated Eps domain-containing protein 1 isoform X2, translated as MESLTLTEVEQKYYSDLFIYCDTDNTKKVAHNGRVLDLFRAAQLPSEVILQITELCGATRLGHFGRSQFYIALKLIAIAQSGLPLRVESLNSVKDLPLPRFVVGKNEAEARHAALYQDTDSQGLYPASAAAVMPRPPGRGLPNKKGPPSSTSLPAHEVIQPLAPSIEPQPEPTSPVVSPHQSPPTSPHSWRKHKRQPSGGNADRQPVVVPAGAVWTHFREPQAGPVPGEGMWPSHSPPPPGQESWVSFTADTPPSSAIPGMHPSSVQESTTIRTVASAAMTNEIQRQSSGYDDPWKITDEQRQYYINQFKTIQPDLTGFIPGSAAKEFFTKSKLPILELSHIWELSDFDKDGALTLDEFCAAFHLVVARKNGYDLPEKLPESLMPKLIDLDDSAEAQEQAADVGYSGSPVEVTPSKSPSLPSLNQNWPEMNQSNEDTAIVHPVPIRMTPSKIHMQEMELKRTGSDHNHPTSPLLAKPPELSEEASLPTSLKFVAANTVGDGYSSSDSFTSDQEPITRQRSQSGTSPETLKVVAPPPPPPRPHPSHSRSSSLDMNRTFAAANAAGQPQSSTIAYPPAVPPRPLPTQSSAPHTGHRAEAEGAPGGGAALTTTTSPQQIPQQPNFADFSQFQAFAASEQPSSLPEADIHSEPGQVEKSSEGAGPLRTVKSDGQADERASATVNSAKGSGSGPLAPPPKPVRRRLKSEDELRPEDEQHGPQKSNVIAAVLATQPSIPRSIGKDKKAIQASIRRNKETNTVLARLNSELQQQLKDLLEERISLEVQLEQLRPFSHL; from the exons ATCACAGAGCTATGTGGAGCCACTCGGCTGGGTCACTTCGGTCGGAGCCAGTTCTACATCGCTCTGAAGCTCATTGCCATTGCCCAGTCCGGTCTGCCCCTGAGGGTGGAAAGCCTCAACTCGG TCAAAGACCTGCCGCTGCCCAGGTTCGTGGTGGGGAAGAACGAGGCGGAGGCTAGGCACGCGGCGCTATACCAGGACACCGACAGTCAGGGGTTGTACCCGGCCTCTGCTGCCGCAGTGATGCCCAGACCACCAGGCAGGGGGCTCCCGAACAAGAAAGGTCCCCCATCATccacttcacttcctgcccaCGAGGTCATCCAGCCACTGGCACCCAGCATAGAACCACAG CCTGAACCGACGTCCCCGGTGGTCTCCCCTCACCAGTctccccccacctcccctcACTCGTGGAGGAAACACAAGCGGCAGCCCAGTGGAGGGAACGCAGACAGACAGCCGGTGGTGGTTCCAGCTGGAGCTGTGTGGACGCATTTCAGAGAACCACAAGCAG gTCCAGTGCCCGGTGAGGGCATGTGGCCGTCCCACTCGCCCCCGCCTCCGGGTCAGGAGAGTTGGGTCAGTTTCACGGCAGACACGCCGCCATCCAGCGCCATCCCAGGAATGCATCCCTCGTCAGTCCAG GAAAGCACAACGATACGAACGGTGGCCTCAGCAGCAATGACCAATGAGATCCAGCGACAGTCCAGCGGCTACGATGATCCGTGGAAGATCACGGACGAGCAGAGACAGTATTACATCAACCAGTTCAAAACCATCCAGCCAGACCTCACGGGCTTCATACCTG GTTCAGCAGCAAAAGAGTTCTTCACCAAATCAAAACTACCGATTTTAGAGTTATCACATATTTG GGAGCTGTCAGACTTCGATAAAGACGGAGCGCTGACCCTGGACGAGTTCTGCGCCGCCTTCCACCTGGTTGTGGCCAGGAAGAACGGCTACGACCTCCCTGAGAAGCTGCCGGAGAGCCTGATGCCAAAGCTGATTGACCTGGATGACTCAGCAG AGGCCCAGGAGCAGGCTGCTGACGTTGGATACTCGGGCTCCCCTGTGGAGGTCACCCCCAGCAAGTCTCCCTCCTTGCCTTCACTGAACCAGAACTGGCCGGAGATGAACCAGAGCAATGAG GACACAGCCATCGTCCATCCGGTCCCCATACGGATGACGCCCAGTAAAATCCACATGCAGGAGATGGAGCTGAAGAGGACTGGCAGCG ACCACAACCATCCGACAAGTCCGCTGCTGGCTAAACCTCCCGAACTGTCCGAAGAAGCCAGTTTACCTACATCCCTGAAGTTTGTAGCCGCCAACACTGTAG GTGATGGTTACAGCAGTTCAGACTCCTTCACCTCAGACCAGGAGCCAATCACAAGACAAAG gtctcaGTCGGGAACGTCTCCAGAGACTCTGAAGGTGGtagccccccctcctcctccaccacgcCCCCACCCCTCTCACTCTCGCTCCTCGTCTCTCGACATGAACCGCACCTTCGCTGCCGCAAACGCTGCAGGACAACCACAATCCTCTACGATAGCTTACCCGCCGGCTGTGCCTCCTCGACCGCTACCCACACAG tcATCAGCGCCACACACTGGGCATCGTGCGGAGGCTGAGGGTGCACCAGGTGGTGGAGCGGcgctcaccaccaccacctccccccAACAGATCCCCCAGCAGCCCAACTTCGCTGACTTCAGTCAGTTTCAGGCCTTCGCTGCATCTGAACAGCCTTCCAGCCTGCCGGAGGCCGATATACACAGTGAGCCTGGACAG GTGGAGAAGTCTTCAGAGGGAGCTGGCCCTTTAAGAACAGTCAAGAGTGACGGCCAAGCGGATGAGAGAGCCTCAGCTACTGTCAACTCC GCCAAAGGTTCTGGGTCTGGTCCGCTAGCGCCTCCTCCAAAGCCTGTGCGCCGAAGGTTGAAATCTGAAGACGAGCTACGACCGGAGGACGAGCAGCACGGTCCGCAGAAATCAAACGTCATAGCTGCTGTCCTCGCCACTCAGCCTTCCATCCCCAG gtcaaTAGGAAAGGACAAAAAGGCAATTCAAGCTTCAATCAGAAGAAACAAGGAGACGAACACAGTGTTGGCACGACTTAACAGTGAACTGCAGCAACAGTTGAAG GACCTGCTTGAAGAGAGGATATCCCTGGAAGTGCAGCTGGAGCAGCTCAGACCTTTCTCTCATCTTTAA
- the reps1 gene encoding ralBP1-associated Eps domain-containing protein 1 isoform X1, which produces MESLTLTEVEQKYYSDLFIYCDTDNTKKVAHNGRVLDLFRAAQLPSEVILQITELCGATRLGHFGRSQFYIALKLIAIAQSGLPLRVESLNSVKDLPLPRFVVGKNEAEARHAALYQDTDSQGLYPASAAAVMPRPPGRGLPNKKGPPSSTSLPAHEVIQPLAPSIEPQPEPTSPVVSPHQSPPTSPHSWRKHKRQPSGGNADRQPVVVPAGAVWTHFREPQAGPVPGEGMWPSHSPPPPGQESWVSFTADTPPSSAIPGMHPSSVQESTTIRTVASAAMTNEIQRQSSGYDDPWKITDEQRQYYINQFKTIQPDLTGFIPGSAAKEFFTKSKLPILELSHIWELSDFDKDGALTLDEFCAAFHLVVARKNGYDLPEKLPESLMPKLIDLDDSAEAQEQAADVGYSGSPVEVTPSKSPSLPSLNQNWPEMNQSNEQWETFSERSSSSQTLTQFDSNIAPADPDTAIVHPVPIRMTPSKIHMQEMELKRTGSDHNHPTSPLLAKPPELSEEASLPTSLKFVAANTVGDGYSSSDSFTSDQEPITRQRSQSGTSPETLKVVAPPPPPPRPHPSHSRSSSLDMNRTFAAANAAGQPQSSTIAYPPAVPPRPLPTQSSAPHTGHRAEAEGAPGGGAALTTTTSPQQIPQQPNFADFSQFQAFAASEQPSSLPEADIHSEPGQVEKSSEGAGPLRTVKSDGQADERASATVNSAKGSGSGPLAPPPKPVRRRLKSEDELRPEDEQHGPQKSNVIAAVLATQPSIPRSIGKDKKAIQASIRRNKETNTVLARLNSELQQQLKDLLEERISLEVQLEQLRPFSHL; this is translated from the exons ATCACAGAGCTATGTGGAGCCACTCGGCTGGGTCACTTCGGTCGGAGCCAGTTCTACATCGCTCTGAAGCTCATTGCCATTGCCCAGTCCGGTCTGCCCCTGAGGGTGGAAAGCCTCAACTCGG TCAAAGACCTGCCGCTGCCCAGGTTCGTGGTGGGGAAGAACGAGGCGGAGGCTAGGCACGCGGCGCTATACCAGGACACCGACAGTCAGGGGTTGTACCCGGCCTCTGCTGCCGCAGTGATGCCCAGACCACCAGGCAGGGGGCTCCCGAACAAGAAAGGTCCCCCATCATccacttcacttcctgcccaCGAGGTCATCCAGCCACTGGCACCCAGCATAGAACCACAG CCTGAACCGACGTCCCCGGTGGTCTCCCCTCACCAGTctccccccacctcccctcACTCGTGGAGGAAACACAAGCGGCAGCCCAGTGGAGGGAACGCAGACAGACAGCCGGTGGTGGTTCCAGCTGGAGCTGTGTGGACGCATTTCAGAGAACCACAAGCAG gTCCAGTGCCCGGTGAGGGCATGTGGCCGTCCCACTCGCCCCCGCCTCCGGGTCAGGAGAGTTGGGTCAGTTTCACGGCAGACACGCCGCCATCCAGCGCCATCCCAGGAATGCATCCCTCGTCAGTCCAG GAAAGCACAACGATACGAACGGTGGCCTCAGCAGCAATGACCAATGAGATCCAGCGACAGTCCAGCGGCTACGATGATCCGTGGAAGATCACGGACGAGCAGAGACAGTATTACATCAACCAGTTCAAAACCATCCAGCCAGACCTCACGGGCTTCATACCTG GTTCAGCAGCAAAAGAGTTCTTCACCAAATCAAAACTACCGATTTTAGAGTTATCACATATTTG GGAGCTGTCAGACTTCGATAAAGACGGAGCGCTGACCCTGGACGAGTTCTGCGCCGCCTTCCACCTGGTTGTGGCCAGGAAGAACGGCTACGACCTCCCTGAGAAGCTGCCGGAGAGCCTGATGCCAAAGCTGATTGACCTGGATGACTCAGCAG AGGCCCAGGAGCAGGCTGCTGACGTTGGATACTCGGGCTCCCCTGTGGAGGTCACCCCCAGCAAGTCTCCCTCCTTGCCTTCACTGAACCAGAACTGGCCGGAGATGAACCAGAGCAATGAG CAGTGGGAGACGTTTAGCGAGCGCTCCTCCAGCTCACAAACTCTGACCCAATTTGACTCTAACATTGCACCAGCTGACCCT GACACAGCCATCGTCCATCCGGTCCCCATACGGATGACGCCCAGTAAAATCCACATGCAGGAGATGGAGCTGAAGAGGACTGGCAGCG ACCACAACCATCCGACAAGTCCGCTGCTGGCTAAACCTCCCGAACTGTCCGAAGAAGCCAGTTTACCTACATCCCTGAAGTTTGTAGCCGCCAACACTGTAG GTGATGGTTACAGCAGTTCAGACTCCTTCACCTCAGACCAGGAGCCAATCACAAGACAAAG gtctcaGTCGGGAACGTCTCCAGAGACTCTGAAGGTGGtagccccccctcctcctccaccacgcCCCCACCCCTCTCACTCTCGCTCCTCGTCTCTCGACATGAACCGCACCTTCGCTGCCGCAAACGCTGCAGGACAACCACAATCCTCTACGATAGCTTACCCGCCGGCTGTGCCTCCTCGACCGCTACCCACACAG tcATCAGCGCCACACACTGGGCATCGTGCGGAGGCTGAGGGTGCACCAGGTGGTGGAGCGGcgctcaccaccaccacctccccccAACAGATCCCCCAGCAGCCCAACTTCGCTGACTTCAGTCAGTTTCAGGCCTTCGCTGCATCTGAACAGCCTTCCAGCCTGCCGGAGGCCGATATACACAGTGAGCCTGGACAG GTGGAGAAGTCTTCAGAGGGAGCTGGCCCTTTAAGAACAGTCAAGAGTGACGGCCAAGCGGATGAGAGAGCCTCAGCTACTGTCAACTCC GCCAAAGGTTCTGGGTCTGGTCCGCTAGCGCCTCCTCCAAAGCCTGTGCGCCGAAGGTTGAAATCTGAAGACGAGCTACGACCGGAGGACGAGCAGCACGGTCCGCAGAAATCAAACGTCATAGCTGCTGTCCTCGCCACTCAGCCTTCCATCCCCAG gtcaaTAGGAAAGGACAAAAAGGCAATTCAAGCTTCAATCAGAAGAAACAAGGAGACGAACACAGTGTTGGCACGACTTAACAGTGAACTGCAGCAACAGTTGAAG GACCTGCTTGAAGAGAGGATATCCCTGGAAGTGCAGCTGGAGCAGCTCAGACCTTTCTCTCATCTTTAA